In the Urocitellus parryii isolate mUroPar1 chromosome 1, mUroPar1.hap1, whole genome shotgun sequence genome, ctgctactttgctgaattcattaattaattttagaagttttctggggaggtttttttttttatcttctaagtatagaatcatgtcatcagcaaataatgatagttcgagttcttcttttcctgtttgtagctctttcatttcttttgtctgtctaattgctctggctagagtttcaaggactatgttgaatagaagtgttgaaagagggcatccctgtcttgttccagtttttaaagggaatgcttccaatttttctccatttagaatgatgttggccttgggtttagcatagatagcttttacaatgttgaggtatgttcctaatctacctaatttttctagtgttttgaacatggaaaggtgctgtattttgtcaaatgattctctactcaattgatataatcatgattcttatctttaagtctattaatgtgatgaattatatttattgatttccatatgttgaaccaatcttgcatccctggaatgaactctacttgatcatggtgcactatttttaaatatgtttttgtatgtgatttgccagaattttattgagaatttttgcatcaatgttcatcagggatattggtctaaaattttctttccttgatgtgtttctGCATGGTTTTGGTATCAGTATGATCCTAGCTTCATAGAACGAGATTGGAagtgttccttccttttctatttcatggaataatttgaggagtatttattaattcttcttcttctttttttttccacgggttgaactcaggggcacttgaccactaagccacatccccagccctgttttttgtattttatttagagacagggtatcactgagttgcttagtgcctctgttgctggggctggctttgaactcataatcttgctgactcagcctccccatcggcttggattataggcacatgccactgtgcccagctggaattaattcttctttgcaggtcttgtagaactcagctgtgaatctgtctggttatgggcttttcttggttggttggcttttgatggcgtcttctatttccttgcttgaaattgatctgtttaaattgtgtatgtcctcttgactcagtttgggttgatcatatgcctctagaaatttgttggtgtctttgtggttttctatttcactggagtttaaattttcaaaatagtttctaattgtcttctgtatttcatagTGTCTGTCATGGTATTTaccttttcatcacaaattttagtattttgagttttctctttccttctcttcattagcatggctaagggttggtcaatttcatttattttttcaaagaatcagctttttgttttgtcaattttttgaattatttcttttgttccaatttcattcatttctgccccgattttaattatttcccgtCTTCTACTAAttctggtgttgatttgttcttctttttctagggctttgagctaTAATAtcggttgtttatttgttgattttttcttcttttaatgaatgagcttaatgcaataactctcctcttagcactgccttcatagtgtcccaaagattttgataagttgaattggagttctcatttacctttaagaatttttcaTCTCCTCTGTGATGTCTCctgttatccatgcatcattcaatagcatattgtttagtctccaggtgttggagtagcttctgtttttaatttaatcatcgatttctaatttcatttcattatggtcaaatagaatgcagggtagtatttgtatttttttatatttgctaagagtttctttgtggcacaacatatggtctattttagagaaggattcatgtacTCCTAAGAAGAAGGTGTATTCACTCGATTATAAATGAAATACtctatgtctgttaagtctaaatcattgattgtattatttagttctatagtttctttaattaattttattttggaagatctagccagtggtgagagagatatattaaagtcacccagtattattgttgtggtctatttggttcttgtatttgagaaggaTTTCTTTGACATACATAGATGacccattatttggggcataaatatttatgattgttgtgtcttgttgatgtatgaatcccttaagcagtatgaatatccttcattatttcttttcactAGCTTTAgtttaaagtccactttatctgatatgaggatggaaacccctgcttgtttacatggtccatgtgagtggtatatttttcccaccctttcaccttcagtctgtggatgtctttttctgcaagatgagtctcttggaggcagcatattgttgggtcttttttaaaaatccaatctgttagtctatgtcttttaattgatgagtttaggctattcacactcagggttattattgaaatatgatttgtattcctagacgttttggtttgtttttggtttttaactttacttggtttctcctttgatttgtctttcctttagttcttcccattgctgattttcatttcctcctcctaggatatgttgctgaggatgttctgttgtgtgggctttcttgctgtaaattcttttaacttttgtttatcacgaaagatttttattttgccatcaaatctgaagcttaattttgctgcatataagattcttggttggcatgtattttctttcagagcttggtatatgttgttccaggatctcctggcttgggtctggattgaaaaatctgctgagatatgaattggtctcccactatgtgtgatctgattcctcccttattctgtatgctaagcattCTTATTATAATGTGTCTCTGTATAGATCTGTtgcaattttgtacatttggcatcctataagcctcttgtatttgagtttccaattcattcttcatgtttgggaaattttctgatattatttcattgaagagattgtgcattcctttggtttgaatctctgtgccttcttctatcccaataaatcttagggttggtcttttgatgctatcccattaTTCTTGTATGTTTGTtaatggtttcttaccatcttcactgtgtggtcaactttattttcaagactgtatactttgtcttcattatctgatgtgctgtcttccaagtgatctagtctgttgatgaggctttatattgagttttttatttggtttattgtttccttcatttcaagtatttattatttttcccccagaatctcaatctttttcttgaaataaatcttttgctacctgtatttgctcccttatctctttgttggagtgatcagtttttgcctgtatttgctcacttaggtcattctttaattcacagatcattttaattatgtatattctgaactccttctctgacatttcatcatctgcactgtccatgggttctgttattgtagtatcctggtttgtttggggcacttttctccctgattttttcatgttgtctatgtgttttcctttcagtgaggatctgaggtattacagtttttgccctataatcttgtagtgtccaTGCATATTACCCATTCCTCACCTTGGCATTGGGCTTCCTGACCCTGGCTGGTGTCCTGTGATGGATGTTACTGaaactaaaggtggtggtggcaatagtggaggtaactcaagatagcagtgggggtgtcccaagatggatgcaaccactttcagagatggggctgaaagtgtGGGCCTTACAATGGTTTGGGCTGCCTGTTCCAAGaggcagctgcttctaggccctgtctgttgtcgcAAGGTGGAGGCTACTACGTGGGGAGGGCTATGGAGTTGgctgcagtgtctcaagatggaggtGGGCTAGGCCTGAGCTCCCAGGTAAGCCGTGGGTGGTGCCAGGCctgacctgggcctgggctcccatgTGGGTCTGCAGATCAGTGGGGGCAGTCCTGggcctgcctctttttttttttaaataaaaatgcttaactTGAcaggatgcctgtaatcccagcagctagggaggctgaaccaagaggatcatgagctcaaagacagcacagtgaggccctaagtaactcagtgagtctctatctctaaataaaatacaaaatagggctgggcatgtggctcagtggtcgagtgcacctcaattcaatccttggtaccaaaaaacaacaacaacaacaaaatgcttaACTTTATtagattctaatttttaaaatactcatcTCACATTTCTAAGATGCAACTAGTAGATAAGTAGTGTcatgaaaaatactgaaatacattaaaaattactttctattAGAAGTCACAGGcaggaaaacacagaaaatttGTGTATCAAAATCATGTCTGATAATTCAAACATACACAGCTTCTGTGATAGTTTATGTGTTACATTGATGTTCTAATGCTCAGTTATTTAATCTGGCACTAATCTATCTGTTTCTCTGAATGCAAATGTGGTTATCATGCACAATAAAGTTAATTATATGTATAGGAGCTAATGCCCAATAAATAGGGTGGATctcatttcctcatttgaaaGACCATAAGAGCAAACATGGAGGTGTTCCTAAGTAGTAGAAATTTGCCTCAAGACTACAGCATCCAATCTTTCATAACTTTCCAACCTGGCAACTTAAATGGTGAGGCTATATAGTCCTCAGAGAAAAAGTAGACCCAGTATCGCTGTCCACTGGTGTGAGACAGGAAGAATTGAGGACCAGGATGGAAGAAGAGCTTGACAGTGTGCACACCTGAAGTGTTCAATACTCCTGCCTGACACCTGCCTTGGTCTTCAGGTACACTTCTCTCTGAACGAGGCACTCAGTTCCACTAATATGTGCTTACACCACCTCACACACCAGTTGTCAAGATTCCAACTGCAGTCGCTGTCACTGGTGCTGACCAAACTCTAAAGCCTCTGCTCTGTTGCTGTCCTTGGTACTgcttaatggtttttttttttttttttttttttttatgcttaagAAAATGTGTAGATTGAAAAAGccggttttcttttctttttttttttaagactcagTTTACTTAAGTAACAAAATCTAACAGATACAAAAAATTATCTTAATAGAAAAGAGATCGATATTTCAGACTTTGcttcatatcagtacattaaatttcaaataactttTGACCAATTATAGCCAAATTAATCACaaattttttgagatttatcttcTGTGACTTACTTAGACattcaaaatttctgaaaaagcCGGTTTTCAAAGCATAAACTAAAGTAGTTCAGGGATAATCATGAAATTTTGGATTCTAACAAAGTGTCTTATAAGGGATTTGGGGTACAGTCTGTGCATCCCCATTCACATGGAGGAATTGGCATTAGATAATGTTGATCAGTATTCCCAGAACCTATTCTAGGACTTAGCACAATGGATGGAACAGAACAGAACTAAACAGAGAGCAAGGAGAACTGCAGCTTTCAGGCTCTTAATTGCAGCCCAGAAGTCATGACGCCTTGGCACTATCTggctttaaattttccttttgggTTTCCCACAACCAATGTGTCAGAAGTCCTCTAAATTCTACCTTCCTAGTGTGTCTTGCTTTAGGCCTCTCCTGCTCATCTCCCCTCCACTGCCAGAATGCTCACCATCACCACTGCTATAGCCACCCCCATCCTCACCCTGTGGCTCTAATGGCAAAGACCATTTCAGGAGGATAAAACTTTCAAAGTGGAATAACTAGGACAAGCATAGGTACCTTGTTTCAATGTCTGGCACTAATCTATCTATTTGCGTGCCTTCCAAAGATGTCTAAGAGAGACATGCCACTCTGCGGTGGCAGAAGCTTTAAAAAGCAATACATTTATTCAAAACGAAACGAAATTGGTGCGTTTTATGGTTTGTAGGCTATACCTCCATGAAAAGACTGaccaaaagaaatgtttaaaaacacaacaaaagagCTAACTCGGACAGAGTACTTAGCACGTGTCGTGGTGGGGGTTCAATGACAGCGAGCTACAGCACAACCCTCGTGGTGGTGCGGTCTGTTTTACAAATGGGATGATGAGACCCAAGAGTTCAAGAAACTTGTCCCAATTCAAACAAGATCCTCAGAGACCAGCAGGCAAGTGGCAGAACCAGGACTGGGGCTATGCtggcctcccctccctgctgcAGAGACGCCCTCGACCAGGTGGCCAGGGGAAGTACCAGGGGTCCCCgaggaagcagaggctgaggcagggggaaggCGAAGGGTTACAGATGAGCAGCTGCGTCTGCGCGCAGGTGGAGAAGGGGGGCTTCCGGGGCTGCAGGGTCGGCAGAACGGGTGTGATGCAATCACGCCAGTCGCCGCGTCAAAGGGCGGCTCCGGGGATGCGGGGACTGCGGTAGAGCGGGTCGGGGACCGCCGCCCACCGGGTCCCTGTCGCTGCTGATCGCTAGGACGACCGCTGCCACCCACCTTTGTCCCCCACCAGGACAACTACCCCAAGCCACCGGAGACCCCTGACCACCTCCCGAGCTACCGGCGACCCGTGACCACCGTCGCCAGCCACCGGGTGCCCAGGGCGCGCCATGAAGTCGGCCAGCTCTCGCGGGGGCGGGTCTGGTGGCCGCGGAGgctggggcgggggctggggcggGGGCCGCGGCGGGGGCTCGGGGAAGGGAGGCGACGGCGGGGGTAAGGGCGGCTTCGGGGCGAGGACGCGCGGCTTCGGCGGCCGGGGTCGGGGGCGCGGCGGCGGGGACAGCAGGGACCGCGGCGGCAGCGGGCAGCGGCGCGGCGGCGTGGCCAAGAGCAGGAGCCGCCGCAGGAAGGGCGTCATCGCGGTGTCGGTGGAGCCGCACCGGCACGAGGGCGTGTTCATCTACCGCGGGGCGGAGGACGCGCTGGTCACGCTCAACATGGTGCCCGGCTTCTCGGTGTACGGCGAGAAGCGCGTCACGGTGACCGAGAACGGCGTGAAGCAGGAGTACCGCACGTGGAACCCCTTCCGCTCCAAGCTGGCCGCGGCTATCCTGGGCGGGGTCGACCAGATCCACATCAAGCCCAAGTCCAAGGTGCTGTACCTGGGCGCCGCCTCGGGGACCACCGTCTCCCACGTCTCCGACATCATCGGCCCCGACGGCCTGGTCTACGCGGTCGAGTTCTCCCACCGCGCCGGCCGCGATCTGGTCAACGTGGCCAAGACCAGAACCAACATCATCCCGGTGCTGGAGGACGCCCGGCACCCGCTCAAGTACCGCATGCTCATCGGCATGGTGGACGTGATCTTCGCAGACGTGGCCCAGCCAGACCAGTCGCGCATCGTGGCTCTGAATGCCCACACGTTCCTGCGCAACGGGGGCCACTTTCTCATTTCCATCAAAGCCAACTGCATAGACTCCACCGCGTCTGCAGAGGCTGTGTTTGCTTCTGAGGTGAGGAAGTTGCAGCAGGAGAACCTGAAGCCTCAAGAGCAGCTGACCCTGGAGCCTTATGAGAGGGACCATGCTGTGGTCGTCGGGGTCTACCGGCCCCTTCCCAAGAGCAGCAGCAAGTAGCAGCCAGAGCAAGCTTTGCCTACTGTCTCCCCTGGACTGTTGTGTGGGGGTGTTCTTacgtatgtttttttttttgtgtgtgtgtgtgtgtgtgttttgttgtttttctattaaACAGGATAAAGAAACAGTACCCAGTACACTTTAGTGAGGCCAGACAGTTTGCTAAGATAGCAATCAATCTCCCAGCCCCAGAGGCCTGAAACAGCTGTGTTTCACAGCTTGGGAATGGTGCTtattctcctcaccctgtgactCTCCGGGGCCCTGTTTTCACAAATGCATCTTCCAATTACAGGGGCAGGAGAAAGGGAGCCTGGAAATTAATAAGCTTTTAAAGTTCCCCTTGGAAATGATGGGAGTGCTTCTGTTCATATTGGCCAAGTCCCATTACCAAGCCTGACTCCAGAGAAGGATATGGGAGAGTGACACGTTCTGTCTGACTCAAAGCCAGAATCCCAGGCACACttgctttttagtattttattctctTCAACTGAGCCCTTTTGCATTCACTGTTACATTTAAGCATCACAAGAGCCCTGAGACgactttgtttactttttccaTAGTACACGGGGAACAAGGGGTCTCTGGAGGTAAACCAGTTGTCCAGATTTGCACAGCCAGCAAGAGGGTAGAACTGTGGGGTTCCAAATCCACTGCTATTTCCTCAACACCTGCAGGTTCTTTCCTCATGACATGGTGCACATtgggacacacacacagcagggcGCTGGGCCTCATTGACCCCCCTACCCTACCCCATCTTCACTGGGCATGGTTTCATGGTAGCTATACAAGGCAGGAGGCGGGATGTGGGGCAGGACATAAGATACCCAAAGTGACATCATCAAGGGCTTGCAAAACAGCCAGGAAGACCCCCAGAGAGTATCCATCTCCAAAGGACACAGAGATTCTGTGATTGGGTTTTTGGCTCTCAAAACAAGCCCAGAGGAGCAGAAGAATAAGCCAGGAGAGCCAACAGTGCCCCAAAGCCTGGCTCATCCCCCACCCATTCACCCCAAATCCCCATAGCCAGTTGCCAAGGTCATCAGCATTTAATCATGGGTAACCGGGGCATTACTTGGGGGTGGTTTGCCCTCCCAAGATGTGCTGGGGCCAAGGTTATGGGGAATCTGTTTTTTCCAAGAGCATATTTCCCAGGGGTGGGGGATATATATATGGAGAAAGTTACAGTCAGATTTGCTGGCAACATGGactcaagaagagagaaaaatggggtAAATATCTACAAAATCCCAAGTGGGGCTTTTccataaacaatagaaatttccATTCCAGCTCTACAAAGCAGAGACCACTAGTCCCATTGAAGAAATGCAAGAACCACAGTTCAAGATGAGATGACTTGTTTAAGTCCCCAGCAAGGCACACAGCCAGAAATAAACCCCCTGTCAAACCGACTCCAAAATCGGTTCACTAAAGTCTATACTGGTTTCATTGCTTTGAAAAACCCTCTCTGCAGTTCAGCCTGCTTACGCAGTAGCTGGGATGAGCCTGAGTCTGGGATGGAATCCCCTTCACTAGGGGAAGGTGACAGGAGCCTTTGCTACACCTGGGGCACGGGACTCAGGCTTCCTCAGAGCCAGCTCAGCCTCCAGAAGGAGCTCTTGGTTCTTCCTTCAGGGTGCTTTTCCCCAGGACAGGACATGCAAGAAGGGACAGGTGACCTCTTCTCTGCTGTGGCACCCTCCCCCACATATACAATTTTCAGTCTGTGTCTAAAGCTGCTCAAGGAAGAAATGGCATGAAAACATCCTCTGAAAGAATCCCCCTGAagctggttgtggtggcacaggcctgcagtcccggcaacttgggaggctgaggcaggaggatgatttgagcccaggagctcaaggccagctggggcaacatagggagaaaaaaaaagtccctctGAGTTGCAGAGAGTTCCTGGAGCGGCAGAATGGCATGGTCAGTTCaaagagaaatacagaaatgaGGAAGGGAACACAGATGGAAGCTGCTGTGTTCAAGTCCCCTTTTAGTAactgggaccaaaatacctgacaagaacaacttagaggaggaaaggtttattttggctcaagattTCAGGGTCCGTGGTTGGCTGGTCGCATTGCCGTGGGCCTGAGAGACAGAACCCATGATGGCAAGGGATGCAGAGGGAAGCAGCcatgaaggagagagaagggaagggggtgggggagaaggggcCAGGGGCAAGACCAAGTCCCTAAGGGCATGTCCTGGGCACCTGCTTCTTTTAACCATTCCTCGCCTGCCTGTAGTTTGAAGACACTCTTCTGCTGTACTTGGTTTTCTCCCAGTCATCCATGTGgccatcactggattaatccatggTAAGGCCAGAGTCCTCATGGGCTTCCCTTCCCCAAGGCCATTCCTGAACCCCGCAGTATCCAgggccaagccttcaacacatgagcttttaggggacactccagatccaGCCCACAACAGCTGGGGACAAGATGAGATTGTAATTCTGTGGGCAGCGAGTCCTGGGGATCCTAGATGTCATGGGGACACCAGGTACCCCATCTGCTCAGAACCAGGAATGCTTCAGTGACCACCTGCTTGGGTTCCCAGAGGCCTTATGTTTGGGCCTCTAGGTGTATCCGCTCTGGCTCTCGTAGCCACGTACCACAGAATGGGGGTCTCAAGTAACAGACTTGtattttctcaccattctggaggtcagaaggtCAAGGTTATCATGTGGGAAATTGGATTTCTGGTGAGGGATCTTTTCCTGGCTTGTAAGTGGCCACCTTCTCATGGCATGATCACatggcattgtgtgtgtgtgtgtgtgtgagagagagagagagagagagagagagagagagaggtgggggagtGGGTATTCTCGGGTGCCTCTTCCACTTAAAAGAACACTGATCCTTTTGGATTAGGGCCCTACCCATGTGACCTCTTCTAACTTCTATTGCCTCCTTAAGGCCCTGTCATCATATAGAGTCACGCTGAGGGTTAGAGCTTCAGCTTGTGAATTTTGGAGGATACATTTCAGTTCATAATACCAGAGCTGCATGAGAACCTTCACCTGAAATATCTGCCTCACTGGATTGTGGGAATGGGCCAAGGAGACACTTACAATGTGAAAAAACCTGCGTGGAGCTGGGCACAGAGTAAGTGTCCTGCATGTCACACCCTCTTCCTGTTTTCCTCTGTCAGTCAACAGATGATAACAAGGTGGCTGAGAATCGAGTTCACACAGAGCTAAGGGTTGCCTTGGAGTTTCTGAGGCTGCTGTCTGAGCTGGGAGCTGGCCTGAGCTCCCAGAGAATCAGAAGTTCCATCAAGAGCCACAGTAGAGAACCCAGTTCAGGTACCAGTGGGTGTCCAACTGCGGTCAGCTCAGTGGCAGAAGCAGTGAGGTTGGAGGCAGCGAGGTCGGAGGTTGGAACTAAAAGGC is a window encoding:
- the Fbll1 gene encoding RNA 2'-O-methyltransferase FBLL1; amino-acid sequence: MKSASSRGGGSGGRGGWGGGWGGGRGGGSGKGGDGGGKGGFGARTRGFGGRGRGRGGGDSRDRGGSGQRRGGVAKSRSRRRKGVIAVSVEPHRHEGVFIYRGAEDALVTLNMVPGFSVYGEKRVTVTENGVKQEYRTWNPFRSKLAAAILGGVDQIHIKPKSKVLYLGAASGTTVSHVSDIIGPDGLVYAVEFSHRAGRDLVNVAKTRTNIIPVLEDARHPLKYRMLIGMVDVIFADVAQPDQSRIVALNAHTFLRNGGHFLISIKANCIDSTASAEAVFASEVRKLQQENLKPQEQLTLEPYERDHAVVVGVYRPLPKSSSK